DNA from Streptomyces luteogriseus:
ACCTCGTCGGCGGGCAGCGCCACCGAGGCGACGGCGCCCTTGCCGACCAGGGTGTCGGCCAGCAGTTGGCTGCGCAGGCAGATCACGCGGGCCGCGTCCTGGAGGGTCAGGCCGCCCGCGACGTGGGCGGCGGCGATCTCGCCCTGGGAGCTGCCGACCACGGCGTCGGGCCGGACGCCGTAGGACTGCCACAGCTCGGCCAGCGACACCATGACGGTGAACAGCACGGGCTGGACGACCTCGATGCGGTCCATGGACTCGGCGCCGGGCTCGTCGCGCAGCACGTCGAGGACGCTGAAGTCCACGAACTCCTCGATGGCGGCGGCGCATTCGGCGGCCTTGGCGGCGAACACCGGTGAGGTGTCGAGGAGTTCCCGGGCCATGCCGGCCCATTGCGCGCCCTGGCCGGGGAAGACGAACACGACCTTGCCCTCGACGGGGGTGGCGCGCAGCACTCCCTGGGCGGGGCGGTCGTCGGCGAGCGCGTCCAGGGCGTCGAGGAAGCCGTCCCGGTCGCCGGCGAGGACGGCGGCCCGGTGCTCCAGCCCGGTACGGGTGGTGGCGAGGGAGAGCGCCACGTCGGCGTCGGCGGGTTCGGGGTGGGCCAGCAGGTGGGTGTGCAGGGCGCGGGCCTGGCCGCGCAGCGCGGATTCACTGCGCGCGGAGAGCACCCAGGGCAGCAGCGGTGGGGCGGGGGCCTCCAGCACCGCAGGCGCCTCGTCGCCGGGCTCCGGGCGGGTCTCCTCGGGAGCCTCTTCGAGGATGACGTGCGCGTTGGTGCCGCTGATGCCGAAGGAGGAGACGGCGGCCCGCCTGGGCCTGCCGGAGGGGGGCCACTCGCGGGCCTGGCCGAGGAGTTCCACGGCGCCCGAGGACCAGTCGACGTTGGGGGTGGGTTCCTCGGCGTGCAGTGTCCTGGGCATGACGCCGTGCCGCAGCGCCTGCACCATCTTGATCACACCGCCCACGCCGGCCGCCGCTCCGCTGTGGCCGATGTTGGACTTCAGCGAGCCCAGCCGCAGCGGCCGGTCGGCGGGCCTGGCCTGGCCGTACGTGGACAGCAGCGCGTCCGCCTCGATCGGGTCGCCCAGGCTGGTCCCGGTGCCGTGCGCCTCGACGACGTCCACGTCGGCGGGTGTGAGGCCCGCGTTGGCGAGCGCCTGGCGGATGACCCGCTGCTGCGAGGGGCCGTTGGGCGCGGTCAGCCCGTTGGACGCGCCGTCCTGGTTGACGGCACTGCCCCGCAGGACGGCGAGGACCCGGTGGCCGAGCCGGCGGGCGTCGGAGAGCCGCTCGACGGCGAGGACGCCCACGCCCTCGCTCCACCCGGCGCCGTCGGCCGCCGCGGAGAACGCCTTGGAGCGGCCGTCGGGCGCCAGGGCGCGCTGGCTGGACAGGGCCAGGTGGACGGCGGAGGTGGAGAGCGTCGTCGCGCCGCCCGCCAGGGCGAGATCGCACTCGCCGTTGCGCAGCGCCTGCACGGCGAGGTGCAGGGTCACCAGCGAGGAGGAGCAGGCGGTGTCGACGGTGACGGCGGGGCCCTCCAGGCCCAGGACGTAGGAGACGCGGCCGGACAGGACGCTGTTGGAGGTGCCGGTGCCGCCGTAGCTGTCCAGCCCGTCCGCGGAGGCGGCGAGCAGGGTGCCGTAGTCCTGCTGGTTCAGTCCGGCGAAGACGCCGGTACGGCTGCCGCGCAGCGCGTGGATGTCGAGGCCGGCCTGTTCCAGCGCTTCCCAGGAGGTCTCCAGCAGCAGTCGCTGCTGGGGGTCCATGGACTGCGCCTCACGCGGGGAGATGCCGAAGAAGGCCGCGTCGAACGAGGCGATGTCGTCGATGAACCCGCCGGCGCTGGCGTAGCAGGTGCCGGGGTGATCGGGGTCGGGGTGGTGGAAACCGTCCAGGTCCCAGCCGCGGTCCGTGGGGAAGGGCCCGATCGCGTCGGTCTCCTCGATCACGAGGCGCCACAGGTCGTCGGGCGAGCTCACCCCGCCGGGGTAGCGGCAGGCCATGCCGACGATCGCGACCGGTTCGCTGCTCTGCGCCTCCACGTCGGCCAGGCGCCGGCGCGTGCGATGCAGGTCGGCGCTGACCCGCTTGAGGTAGTCACGCAGCTGCTGCTCGTTGGCCATCGGGCTCAGTCCTCTCCGAGTTCCGCGTTGATGAAGTCGAACAGCTCTTCATCCGAGGCGGAATCGAGCTTGCTGGTGACGTCGCCGTCGTCGGCGCCGTCGTCGGGTTGCGCGCTCCACGCGGAGGCCAGAGCGCGCAGCCGGGCCGTGATCTGCTCACGGGTGGCGGTGTCGGCGGGGGGTGCCGCGAGTGCGGCTTCCAGGTGGTCGAGCTGGGTGAGCACCGGCAGGGGCGCCCCGGCCACCGACCGCAGCACCTTGCTCTCCAGGTGCTCGGCGAGCGCGGCCGCCGTGGGGTAGTCGAAGACCAGCGCGGCGGAGAGCTGGACGCCCGTCGCGGCTACCAGTCCGTTGCGCAGCTCCACCGCGGTGAGCGAGTCGAAGCCCAGTTCCCGGAAGGAGCGCCGGGCGTCCAGCGGGGTGTCGGCCCCGTAGTCGAGCACGGTGGCCACCTGCCGCTGGATCAGCTCCAGCAGCAGCTGCCGCCGGCCGCTCTCGGACTGCTCGGCCAGCCGCTGCGCGAAGGACTGTCCGGCCGCCTGTCCGGTGCCGGCCGCGGCCCGGCGCAGCGGGGCGGGGACCAGTGCGCGGAACGGGGCGGGCAACGTGGCGTCGGCCGCCTTGCGGCGCAGTACGGCCATGTCCAGGCCCATCGGCACCAGGGTGGCCGCACCGGAGTTCCACGCCCGGTCGAACAGTGCGAGGCCCTGGCGCGGGGAGAGGGCGAGGACACCCGCCTGGGCCATGCGCCGGCGGTCCACGTCGGACAGGCGGGCCGACATGCCGGAGTCGGTCTCCCACAGGCCCCAGGCGAGCGAGGTCGCCGGGAGCCCGGCCGCCCGCCTGGTGTGTGCGAGCGCGTCGAGGAAGGCGTTGGCCGCCGCGTAGTTGGCCTGTCCGGCGCCGCCGAACACGCCGACACCGGAGGAGAACAGCACGAAGTGCGACAGCTCCAGGCCCGCGGTCAGCTCGTGCAGGTGCACGGCGGCCTCGGCCTTGGGCCGCAGGACGTGGTCGACCCGCTCGGGGGTCAGTGTGGTGAGCACGCCGTCGTCGACGATTCCGGCGATGTGCACGACCGCGGTCACCGGGTGCGCGGCCGGCACCTCGGCCAGGGCGGCTTCGAGGGCCGCGCGGTCGGCGATGTCGCAGGCCCTGAAGGTCGCCTCGGCACCGGACGCGGCCAGTTCACGGCCCAGTTCGGCCGCGCGCGGGTCGTCCGGGCCCGTGCGGCTGAGCAGCAGCAGCCGGCGCACGCCGTGCTCGGCCGCAAGGTGCCGCACGATCTGTGTGCCGATGCCTCCGGTGGCGCCGGTGACCAGCACCGTGCCGTGTTCGTCGGGCTCGGGGGCGCGGGCCTGCGGCGGCTCGGTGACCCGGGCCACCCGTGGCACGAGCAGCCGGCCGTCGCGGATCGCGAGGTGCGGCTCGGCCTGCGCCAGGCAGGTGCCGACGGCCGCCGCGAGCAGATCGGTGTCCTCCGCCCGGCTACCCAGGTCGGCCAGGACGAACCGGTCCGGGTGCTCGGCCTGGGCGGAGAGCAGCAGGCCGCGGACCGCGGCCTGCGCCGGGTCGACGGGGGTGCCGTCGCCGGTGGACACGGCCGTCCTCGTGACGAAGACGATCCGGGTGCCGGCCAGCCGGGTGTCCGCGAGCAGTTCCCTGACCAGCTCCAGCGTGCGGTGGACGGTCCGTCGCGCGGACTCGGCGGGTGCGCCGGGCTCCGTCTCCACGGGCAGGACGACGAGACCGGGCCCGTCACCGCGGTCGGCCTCGTCGGCGAGGGACGCCAGGTCCGGGTGGGTGACCACCTCGGCGCCCTCCGCCGCGAGGGCCTTGGCCAGGTCGTCGGCGGCGGCACCCACCACCGCCCAGCCCGGGTCCGGGGCGAGGGCCACGGCCTCCACCGGTGTCCAGGTCAGCCGGTACAGGGCGTCGGGTGCGGCCCCGGGGCCGGGACGTACGGGCGCGTCGCCGGTGCGGACCCGGATCCGGTCCACCGCCAGCACCGGTTCGTCGTCGGTGTCCGTCAGCAGCGCGGTCACGGCGTCGGGGGCGCTGCGGGTCAGGTGCACCCGCAGTGCGGTGGCGCCGGTCGCGTACCGGGTCACTCCGGTGAAGTGGACCGGCTGCCCGGCCAGTTCGGCGATCAGCTCCGTCATCTGTGCCAGCAGCTCGGGGTGCAGGCCGAACCGGTCGGCGTCCGCCGCGTCACGTTCGGCCAGCGCCAGTTCTGCGAACAGCTCGTCCTCCCGGCGCCAGACGAGGTCGGCGCCCACGGGCTCGGCGTCGGCCGGCGGCCAGGGCGCGGTGCCGGGCTCGTGCCGCGGCCGGGTGGAGGTGCCGCCGAGCACGCCGTCGGCGATCCGCGTCCAGGGGTCCTGGCCGGCGCCGTGCGGGCCGTCCGCCGGGCCCAGGTGAAGCGTGAAGCCGCGGTTTCCGTCCTCGTCGGGCGCGGCCACCACCAGTTGCAGCGGAGCCTGGGGAGCATGGGGCACCGGGCCGGCCACATCGAGTTCGGCGATCCGGTCGCAGTCGAGGCTTCCGCCCGCCCACAGCACCATGTCGAGGATCTCGCCGCCGGACAGGGCCTGCCCGTCCGGGGCCGCGGGCAGGCTGCCGCTGAACAGGGATTCGCCCGTGCCCGGCAGCGTCACGGACGCCGTCAGCAGCGGGTGGCCGGTGCCTGCCAGGCCCGCGCCGGCCAGGGCCTCGGCGCCGCCGGTGGGCGCGTCCAGCCAGTAGCGCCGACGCTGGAAGGCGTAGGTGGGCAGTTCCACCCGGCGGGCGCCGGTGCCGCGGAAGAACGCGGCCCAGTCCACGCGTTCGGTGCGCACGTGGAGCCTGCCGAGCGTGGTGAGCAGGGTGCGTACCTGGTCGCGGTCCCGGCGCTGGGCCGCGATGCCGGTGGCCCGCTCCCCGGCCGACTCCTGGGCCATGGCGGTCAGGACGCCGTCCGGTCCCAGTTCCAGGAAGGTGGTGACGCCCTCGTCGAGCAGGGTGCGCACCCCGTCCGCGAACCGCACGGCCTGCCGCACCTGCCGCACCCAGTAGGCGGGGTCGCACAGTTCCGCGCCGGCCACCTCCCCGGTGAGGTTGGAGACGACGGGCAGGGCGGGCTCCGCGAAGGCGACCTGGGCGAGTTCGTGCTCGTACGCGGCGAGCATGGGCTCCATCAGGGCGGAGTGGAAGGCGTGGCTGACGGTGAGCCGCTTGGTGCGCAGCCCCGCGTCGGCAAGCCGGGCACCGGCGGCGGTCACGGCCTCGTCGGTCCCGGACAGCACCAGCGATGCGGGGCCGTTGACCGCGGCGACGGCGATCTCGGCGAGCGCGTCGCCGAGCACGGCGGACACCTCGTCCTCGGACGCGGCGACGGACAGCATCGCGCCGCCCTGGGGCAGTTCCTGCATCAGCCGGGCGCGGGCGGCGACCACCCGGGCCGCGTCCGCGGTCGACCACACGCCGGCCACGTGCGCGGCGGCGAGTTCGCCGACCGAGTGGCCGAGCAGGGCGTCGGGTCGTACCCCCCAGTGCTCCAGCAGCCGGAACAGTGCCACCTCGACGGCGAACAGACCGGTCTGGGTGTAGAGGGTCTGGTCGATCAGCGCGGCTTCGTCCGTCCCGGGCTCGGCCCACAGGACCGTGCGCAGCGGGCGGGGCAGGTGCCGGTCGAGTTCCGCGCACACCGTGTCGAAGGCCGCGGCGTACTCGGGGAACGCGTCGTACAGGGCGCGTCCCATGCCGGCGCGCTGGGCGCCCTGGCCGGTGAAGAGGAAGGCGAGGCCGCCCTCGGCCCGCTCCTCGGCGACCGCGCCGGTGGCCAGGTCGGACAGGCCGCGGCGCAGTTCGTCCCGGTCCGCGGCGACGACGACCGCCGCCCGGTCCAGCACGCCGCGGCTGGTGGCGAGCGAGTAGGCGAGGTCGGTGAGGAGGTCGTCGTCGTCCCGGTCCAGAAGGGCGGTCAGGCGGGCGGCCTGGTCACGCAGCGCGTCCTGGGTGCGGGCGGAGACGACGAGCGGCACGGGACGGCCGGTGTCCGCCGCCGCCTCCGGCACCCCGGCGCTCCCGGCGGAGCCGTCGGACTGCGGCTCCTCGGGCGCCTCCTCCAGGACGACGTGCGCGTTGGTGCCGCTGATCCCGAAGGCGGAGACCCCGGCACGGCGCGGTTCACCGCCTCGTGGCCATTCCCGTGCCTCGACGAGGAGTTCCACCGCTCCCGAGCTCCAGTCCACGTGCGGGCTGGGCTCGTCCACGTGCAGGGTGCGCGGCATCAGTCCGTGCCGCATGGCCTGCACCATCTTGATGACGCCGGCCATGCCGGCGGCCGCCTGCGTGTGCCCCAGGTTCGACTTGACCGAGCCCAGTCGCAACGGCCGGCCGGCCGGGCGGTCCTGACCGTAGGTGGCCAGCAGGGCCTGCGCCTCGATCGGGTCGCCGAGCGTGGTACCGGTGCCGTGCGCCTCGACCACGTCCACCGCGGAGGCGGGCAGCGCGGCGTTGACCAGGGCCTGCCGGATGACCCTCTCCTGAGAGGGGCCGTTGGGCGCGGTGATGCCGTTGGAGGCGCCGTCCTGGTTCACCGCGGAGCCGCGGAGCAGCGCCAGCACGGGGTGCCCGAGCCGGCGGGCGTCGGACAGCCGCTCCACCAACAGGACGCCCACGCCCTCGCCGAGGGAGAACCCGTCGGCGGCCGCGGCGAACGGCTTGCAGCGGCCGTTGGCGGCCAGGCCGCGCTGCCGGCTGAAGGCCACGAAGGAGGTGGGGTCCGGCATGACGGTGGCGCCGCCCGCGATCGCCAGGTCGCACTCGCCGTCCCGCAGCGCCTGGGCGGCCAGGTGCAGGGCCACCAACGAGGAGGAACAGGCCGTGTCCACGGTGAGCGCGGGGCCCTGGAGTCCGAGCGAGTAGGAGATCCGGCCGGAGGCGAGGTTGGACGACGCGCTGACGAGGAAGCCCTCCATGCCGTCCGCGGAGCCGCGCAGCCGGGTGCCGTAGGCCTGGTCGGTCAGTCCGACGTACACGCCGGTCCGGCTGCCCCGCAGGGACTTCGGGACCATGCCGGCGCGTTCCAGGACCTCCCAGGACGATTCGAGCAGCAGCCGGTGCTGCGGGTCCATGGCCTGTGCCTCGCGCGGCGAGATGCCGAAGAAGCCGGGGTCGAAGTCGCCCGCGTCGTGCAGGAATCCGCCGTGGTCCACGTAGCTGGTGCCGGGCCGGTCGGGGTCGGCGTCCAGGAGCCGGCCGACCGGCCAGCCCCGGTCGGTGGGGAACGGAGTGATCAGGTCCTTCTCGTCGAGGACCGCGCGCCACAGCTCCTCGGCGGAGGCGATGTCGCCGGGGTAGCGGCAGGCCATGGCGACGATGGCGACCGGCTCGTCCTGGTCGACGCGTACGACGGTGGCGGGTGCGGTTTGCGGGGCGGTCTCGGGCTGGAGTCCGCGGGCCACGAAGTCGGCGATTCCGGCGAGCGTGGGGTGGTCGAAGACCAGGGTGGCGGGCAGCCGCAGTCCGGTCGCGGCGCTGAGCCTGTTGCGCAGTTCGACGGCGGTGAGTGAGTCGAAGCCCAGTTCCTTCAGGGCGCGGTCGGCGTCGACGGTCCGGGCCTCCTGGTGGCCGAGTACGGCCGCGGCCTGCTCGCGCACCATCTCGCGCAGGGCCGCCGAGCGCTGCGGGTCCGTCAGGCCGGCCAGCCGCCGGGCGAGGGGGGAGGCCGTGTCGTCCTCCGCGATGTCGCCGGCGGCCGGTTCGGGCTGGGCCTCGGGCAGCTCGGACAGCAGCCTGCTGGGCCGTTCGAAGGTGAACTGGGGGGTGAACCGCTGCCAGTCGACGTCCACCAGCAGGAGCGAGGACTCGCCTTCGGCGAGCACCGCGGCGAGGGCCGAGACGGCGAGGTCCGGGTCGATGAGCGGCAGTCCCTTGCGGGCGAGGGTGTCGAAGACGGGGTCGTCGGCCATGCCGCCGCCCGCCCAGGGCGCCCAGGCGAGGGAGACGGTGTGCACCCCGGCCGCGCTGCGGTGCTCGGCGCGGGCGTCGAGGGCGCCGTTGGCGGCGGCGTAGACGCCGTGGTTGCCGGCGCCCCAGGAGGCGCTGATGGAGGAGAAGTAGACGACGGCGTCGAGCTGCGCGGGGTCCAGGGCCGCTTCCAGGTGCGCGATGCCGCTCACCTTGGCGGCCATCGCCTCGGCCAGGTCGTCGAGCCCTGCCTCGGCCAGGGGTCCGAGTCCGCCGCCGCCGGCGGTGTGCACCACGGCGCTGATCAGGTCGCCGTCGCCCTGCGCGGCGGCGACCATCGCGGTCACCTGGTCCGGATCGGTGAGGTCGCAGGAGAGCAGGCTCACCCGGGTGCCGAGCGCGGTCAGTTCGGCGGCCAGTTCCTCCGCGCCGGGTGCGTGCGGGCCACGCCGGCTGGTGAGGACCAGGTGTTCGGCGCCCTCACGGGCGAGCCAGCGGGCGACCCGCCGGCCGAGCGCTCCGGTACCGCCCGTCACCAGGACGGTGCCGCGGGGCCGCCATCCCGCGGCCGCGGCGGTGCGCGGCGCGGCGCGGACCAGCCGGCGGCCGAACACGCCGGACGGGCGCAGCGCGATCTGGTCCTCGGTGTCCAGGCCCGTGAGGACCGCGGCGAGGCGGCGCGCGGTGTGGTCGTCGAGGGTGTCGGGGAGGTCGACGAGGCCGCCCCAGGTGTGCGGGAACTCGAGCGCGGCGACGCGGCCGAGGGCCCATACGGCCGCCTGCTCGGGGTGGGCGGGTCCGGCGTCGTCGTCGGTGGCGACGGCGCCGTGGGTCAGGCACCACAGCGGCGCGCCGACCTCGGCGGTGGTGAGTGCCCGCAGCAGGGCGAGGGTGAGCGCCGTCCCGGCGGGTACGGCGGGCCGGTCCGGGTGCGGGGTGGAGTCGGTGGCGGTCAGCGAGATCACTCCGGCCGCGTCCCTGCCGTCGAGCGCGCCACGGATCGCCGTGGCCAGGGCGGTGTGGTCCGCTCCGCTGTCCACGGTCAGGACCACCAGGTCGTCCGCGAGGTCGCCGAGGGCTTCGGCGACGTCGGTGGCGAGCGGGTCGCCCGTGACGCCGGACGGCACCGCCAGCAGCCAGGTGCCGGGCAGGGTGCGGCCTTGCGGCTCGGGCAGTCGCCGCCACTCGATGCGGTAGCGCCAGGAGTCGATGACGGCCTGTTCCCTGCGGCCGCGCCGCCAGGCGGACAGAGCCGGTACGACCGCCCGCAGCGGCTGTTCGTCGCTCAGGCCCAGCGTGTCCGCCAGGGCGGGCAGGTCCTGCTGGTCCACGGCCTGCCAGAAGCGGTCGTCCTGCGGGTCCCCGGCCGCCGCGGGCCGGGGTGCCGGCCAGTAGCGGGTGCGTTGGAAGGGGTAGGTGGGCAGTTCCACGGGCGGGCCGCGGAACCCGTCGAACAGGGGCGCCCAGTCGACGGGGACGCCGTGCGCCCAGAGTTCCGCGAGGGCCGTACGGAACCGCCTCGGCCCGC
Protein-coding regions in this window:
- a CDS encoding type I polyketide synthase, whose amino-acid sequence is MVSDDKLVDYLKRVTADLKRTRQRVHELESGSAEPIAVVAMGCRFPGGITTPEDLWEFVRLGGDAVSAFPTDRGWHTDRLRGTFRRAGGFLYDAGDFDAGLFGISPREALAMDPQQRLLLETSWETLERAGIDPTSVRGADGGVFVGMADQKYGPREDELLDEVRGLVLTGTTSSVASGRIAYSLGLQGPAITIDTACSSSLVALHLAVRSLRAGECSFALVGGAAVMAEPTLFAEMAEQGGMAGDGRCKAFAAAADGTGWGEGVGVLLLQPLSTAREQGLPVLATVRGSAVNQDGASNGLSAPNGPAQRRVIRKALADAQLGVGQVDAVEAHGTGTALGDPIEAQALLATYGQDRAGDEPLWLGSVKSNIGHTQAAAGMAGMIKMVQAMRHGLLPRTLHVDEPTPQVDWSAGDVRLLTEEQQWPRTGRPRRSAVSSFGISGTNAHVVLEYDPETSERDPAAEPEPDTSAKAPVPWTLSAASEAALRAQARRLHGHVSTGAQRPLDVAASLASGRARLAHRAVVLGSGPGELLTALAALGTGQADPRVVRGRTAPAGPVAFLFTGQGSQRAGIGRELYEAFPVFARAFDEVRDRLDPQLAHSLDDILDGRVVDGLPLIEQTGYALPAVFALEVALFRLVEHAGVTPDYVLGHSTGELAAAHCAGVLSLDDACTLVAARGRLVQTLRTDGAMVAVEASEAELAAAIDHADVGDRATIAVVNGPRAVVVSGDADAVERVRELCEERGHKTRKLPISHAAHSVHMEPMLEPLREVAEGLRHHEPRIPMVSNLTGAPLDPASLSWPEYWVRQVRETVRFHDGIRWLGARSVTACLELGPGGALIAMARDGLGDQGRDMALVPTLQHDRPEADTVLTALAELHVHGVGVDWSTMLAARGGARTALPTYAFQHERYWLPATPTAPRTAEPADEAGRVRYRVRWTPDTSFGPDARPAGPWLVVAPADGDGATVAEALGESTVLVTAGPGEDRAALVERLRAALPAERPAAGVLALPAASGDPLETALTLRQALADAGVSAPVWYATRAAVSVDAEPAPGAAQAPVWGLGRVLPGAGGVVDLPADLDARSLRLLAAVLAAPGDRDELAVRPGGVFARKVLPAERPRTVRQWRPAGTVLITGDVADVTPDLLRFLSADGARELLLAHRPDAVLPDAAVLDAAGGPCTLTAWDPDDGQPPVDPASVTAVVHLSGIDPAGPSTVDELAPAGLARAVRDRLRPVARLQELFLDEDLDAFLLLSTVAGTWGGTEDVVHTVAHAALESLAWRRTLDGRTGTCVGWGPWVTTADDGNPAVPGLLPMPARLAMSALTASLDADDAVCAIADIDWTRFHPVLTGRGPRPLVADLPAVRALPAPGAAEAVPAPSADRAHDLLELVRAQAAAVLGHASADAIDPALPFRDLGFESLAAVRFRDRIAAETGLRLPATLVFDHPTVQAVAAHLMAELSGTVPDEDDTAPAADHDDPIAIVGMACRYPGGVQDPDGLWDLVHSGRDGVADFPADRGWDLPALRRAAPDLAMKGGFLPDAADFDAAFFGISPREATAMDPQQRLLLEVSWEALENAGLDPATLRGSRTGVFAGAAGSDYGAALAGAPEADGYLTTGTATSVISGRIAYTLGLHGPAVTVDTACSSSLVALHTAVSALHRGECDLALATGVSVISTPGAFVDFARQSGLAADGRCKAFAATADGTNWAEGAGVLVVERLSDAQRNGHRVLATIRGSAINSDGASNGLSAPSGGAQQRVIRQALATAGLSTAEVDAVEAHGTGTTLGDPIEAQALLATYGRDRSAEQPLWLGSLKSNIGHSGAAAGVGGVIKMVQAMQHGVLPRTLHVDEPTDEVDWSAGTVRLLTENRHWPETGRPRRAGVSAFGVSGTNAHVVLEQGPDLAETPRPEPEPAPAPADRPEPGTRPDNTVLPWLLSARNAEALRAQAARLDAHVAQRELPAAGVGHALLTSRSAFEHRAVVLGTGHGELTEALRAVAAGRPADGTVTAVARQAGRGPVFVFPGQGGQWPGMAAELLDSSPEFATRWAECERALAPYTDFSVTELVRSGQVLERVDVVQPVLFAVMVSLAALWRSHGVEPAAVIGHSQGEIAAACVAGALTLDDAARVVALRARALRALVGEGGMVSVGLPLAEAEQWLPRWDGRISVAAVNGPSAVVFSGEPDALDELVAHARAQEVRVRRIDVDYASHSAQVERIEDEIMAALGPVAPGPAGVPFFSTVTARWQDSTALDAAYWYRNLREPVLLEPSVTALAEQGYDVFVEVSPHPVLQAALTETAELAGGEPVVTGTLRRDDGGPRRFRTALAELWAHGVPVDWAPLFDGFRGPPVELPTYPFQRTRYWPAPRPAAAGDPQDDRFWQAVDQQDLPALADTLGLSDEQPLRAVVPALSAWRRGRREQAVIDSWRYRIEWRRLPEPQGRTLPGTWLLAVPSGVTGDPLATDVAEALGDLADDLVVLTVDSGADHTALATAIRGALDGRDAAGVISLTATDSTPHPDRPAVPAGTALTLALLRALTTAEVGAPLWCLTHGAVATDDDAGPAHPEQAAVWALGRVAALEFPHTWGGLVDLPDTLDDHTARRLAAVLTGLDTEDQIALRPSGVFGRRLVRAAPRTAAAAGWRPRGTVLVTGGTGALGRRVARWLAREGAEHLVLTSRRGPHAPGAEELAAELTALGTRVSLLSCDLTDPDQVTAMVAAAQGDGDLISAVVHTAGGGGLGPLAEAGLDDLAEAMAAKVSGIAHLEAALDPAQLDAVVYFSSISASWGAGNHGVYAAANGALDARAEHRSAAGVHTVSLAWAPWAGGGMADDPVFDTLARKGLPLIDPDLAVSALAAVLAEGESSLLLVDVDWQRFTPQFTFERPSRLLSELPEAQPEPAAGDIAEDDTASPLARRLAGLTDPQRSAALREMVREQAAAVLGHQEARTVDADRALKELGFDSLTAVELRNRLSAATGLRLPATLVFDHPTLAGIADFVARGLQPETAPQTAPATVVRVDQDEPVAIVAMACRYPGDIASAEELWRAVLDEKDLITPFPTDRGWPVGRLLDADPDRPGTSYVDHGGFLHDAGDFDPGFFGISPREAQAMDPQHRLLLESSWEVLERAGMVPKSLRGSRTGVYVGLTDQAYGTRLRGSADGMEGFLVSASSNLASGRISYSLGLQGPALTVDTACSSSLVALHLAAQALRDGECDLAIAGGATVMPDPTSFVAFSRQRGLAANGRCKPFAAAADGFSLGEGVGVLLVERLSDARRLGHPVLALLRGSAVNQDGASNGITAPNGPSQERVIRQALVNAALPASAVDVVEAHGTGTTLGDPIEAQALLATYGQDRPAGRPLRLGSVKSNLGHTQAAAGMAGVIKMVQAMRHGLMPRTLHVDEPSPHVDWSSGAVELLVEAREWPRGGEPRRAGVSAFGISGTNAHVVLEEAPEEPQSDGSAGSAGVPEAAADTGRPVPLVVSARTQDALRDQAARLTALLDRDDDDLLTDLAYSLATSRGVLDRAAVVVAADRDELRRGLSDLATGAVAEERAEGGLAFLFTGQGAQRAGMGRALYDAFPEYAAAFDTVCAELDRHLPRPLRTVLWAEPGTDEAALIDQTLYTQTGLFAVEVALFRLLEHWGVRPDALLGHSVGELAAAHVAGVWSTADAARVVAARARLMQELPQGGAMLSVAASEDEVSAVLGDALAEIAVAAVNGPASLVLSGTDEAVTAAGARLADAGLRTKRLTVSHAFHSALMEPMLAAYEHELAQVAFAEPALPVVSNLTGEVAGAELCDPAYWVRQVRQAVRFADGVRTLLDEGVTTFLELGPDGVLTAMAQESAGERATGIAAQRRDRDQVRTLLTTLGRLHVRTERVDWAAFFRGTGARRVELPTYAFQRRRYWLDAPTGGAEALAGAGLAGTGHPLLTASVTLPGTGESLFSGSLPAAPDGQALSGGEILDMVLWAGGSLDCDRIAELDVAGPVPHAPQAPLQLVVAAPDEDGNRGFTLHLGPADGPHGAGQDPWTRIADGVLGGTSTRPRHEPGTAPWPPADAEPVGADLVWRREDELFAELALAERDAADADRFGLHPELLAQMTELIAELAGQPVHFTGVTRYATGATALRVHLTRSAPDAVTALLTDTDDEPVLAVDRIRVRTGDAPVRPGPGAAPDALYRLTWTPVEAVALAPDPGWAVVGAAADDLAKALAAEGAEVVTHPDLASLADEADRGDGPGLVVLPVETEPGAPAESARRTVHRTLELVRELLADTRLAGTRIVFVTRTAVSTGDGTPVDPAQAAVRGLLLSAQAEHPDRFVLADLGSRAEDTDLLAAAVGTCLAQAEPHLAIRDGRLLVPRVARVTEPPQARAPEPDEHGTVLVTGATGGIGTQIVRHLAAEHGVRRLLLLSRTGPDDPRAAELGRELAASGAEATFRACDIADRAALEAALAEVPAAHPVTAVVHIAGIVDDGVLTTLTPERVDHVLRPKAEAAVHLHELTAGLELSHFVLFSSGVGVFGGAGQANYAAANAFLDALAHTRRAAGLPATSLAWGLWETDSGMSARLSDVDRRRMAQAGVLALSPRQGLALFDRAWNSGAATLVPMGLDMAVLRRKAADATLPAPFRALVPAPLRRAAAGTGQAAGQSFAQRLAEQSESGRRQLLLELIQRQVATVLDYGADTPLDARRSFRELGFDSLTAVELRNGLVAATGVQLSAALVFDYPTAAALAEHLESKVLRSVAGAPLPVLTQLDHLEAALAAPPADTATREQITARLRALASAWSAQPDDGADDGDVTSKLDSASDEELFDFINAELGED